The genomic segment TCTGCTGGGGGTCAATAAAGGACAACCccctcaaaattaaattttcaagcaGCCAGTTCTAGGCTTAAGCCCATGCATCGTAGCAAGATCGTTACAAGCGGCATAGGGTAAAGTTATTAGGGAGAAGTTTCACTCTACGGGACTTCTTCCATTATCCCAATATACCACAGACGACTGGCGAACACACAAATAATTCACTATTCGGTGTTTTAGCCCTGGACGAAAGGATGGTACGGAATAAAATTCACCTACAAAGCTCGAAAGAAGTAGTtcctcaagttttttttttggctactaACGACAGAAGAGATAGGTGCGTAAAGTTATCCCTCACTAAAATATGTCTTTCATCGGtcagggctgccgcctcagtgtgcaacacactgctacaacaacaacattattccCAATCCCACCGttaaagaaatacaaaaatctcaaaaaaattttccggCATACTTTATTCGAAACGTGTAATCCAATAATTGGCGAAAATGCAAGGGATTTATATGAACTTTACGAACCAAGTTGTTTGCAAAGAAGGCAGTTTATGCGCTTTGTAATTACAAAAAGAATGTTATGTTTCAATTAATCAAATATCTGGGGGGAAAACAAATGCTCAATATTATAAAtaaatggaaaacaaaaaatgtgggtgtgtgtgtgagtaaaaAAAGACCCCTTTTAAACAGGGATAACTAGAATAGACAACACTCGGCAATGTATGGGATTAAGAAATTTGATAAGCCTAGGATTTGCTCTTTGCAGCTGCAGCTTCTCGTTCCATTGCCCTTTGTTTGGCTTTTTCATAGATGGGCATCAATTGACCGCGTTCGCCCAACATTTTTAACAGCTCCACTATAAACGGCAAGTAATTGTGCTTCCGTCTAATGTTCTCTATGCGATATCGTTTACGTTTCTCAGCTTCATTGTCAATCATGGAACGAAGTTTTGCAATTTCCGTTTCACGATCATCCGTTTCCATGGCATGCGCATCGACCGCGCCACCACTAAGCAATTTATCGATTTgttgttgataaattttttgtcTGTCTGAGACAATGGCCATTAGGTTGAAGTGTATCTCGCCTTCGCTGTATTTGTTCATGCGTTTTTCAATTATTGGACGCACCACATCAATCCAATTCTGATCAGATCCAATGGCACCCAAATCAATGGGTCCCTCCTTCAAGCCATCCAACTCATAGAGACGTCCttcaatcggtacataaccaatAAAATGATAAACATCTTCgtctttattttggtttttcgaATCCAGCTCGAAAAGCGTTTGGCGGGCAAAGCTATTGTGCACCGTTCGTATTTGTGATGCATTGCTTAGAGTTAAACCTTTGTTGTATGGatcaaaaaattgacaaaactcCTTAAAGTTGGTCAAGGTTTCGCCCAGCTTTATGTCCTCATGTTTGCAATTTAACAGAACGCTCAAAATGGCCTGCGTAGCGCACGCATTGTTAATAACTTGTttcgcaaagaaaattttatcgagaCGATTGTCTTTTACAACATTCGTTGCTGGTTCATCGTCCTGAACCCATTTGAAGAGGAAGATAAGACCATGTATGGGctccaaatttttaaatgactcGGCATCTAATGACCAAATCTCTTCTACTTGGGCACCTTCAAcgcctttataaaaaaaagtaattattaACGTATAACAAAAGCCGGTTACCGTGCATCGACCTACCAAATTCCTTAATCAGTTCGGTGAATACGCCTGGATCACTTTCTATTAAGCACCAATTGCCTGCTCCTTCCATTTTTGACTAGTACAACTAGATAGACTTGATTTTGGGGTAATGAACTCGAAAACAACTCACAAAACGATGTACAAATGGAAATAACAATGAAAATGCAAAATCTTCTTCTTCCGCAATCTGGCATTCACCTAGAATGTTAAGCTTTCATGAAAGAGAAATCAGCTAGGTAGATTTAAGAAGGAAACGTCATAAGCCCAGCTGACAACTATTTCCAATTTCAGAGTTGTATACAAATACACTCTTATGTCaaatggtttgtttgtttcaaagttttttcaaaatgtttattttttacatttttaatgttttaatttatatCACATGCCTCATATCATACACAATtattgaaaacagttgcatattttgcaaCTGAATTATCGCATACGTGATTGAGTGCGCTTTCgtttcgaatgaaatttcatctcgtGCTTCATGGGTGTTGTAccatttgtatataaattttgctgtaaagtttttataaataaatgctcttttgcTCTCTCAGGCACTTTTGCGCTCTCTTTTACTGGCAATAAAATGCGCTAAAGATTTCGGTTTTCGCTgtgaaaaattatattatttcaagattccatTTTCCATTCCATAGGACATTCACCTATtacttatgataaaattttaataaatgtattatgttatcattgagatttttgtagtgctttaaaaaagtaatcatgATAAACATGGGCTTTCATGTGAATCACGAACATATATCGGCCTCTAGGTTGGCAAACGGCATTACCACCAAACTGTATTATTGTGAATTGCTGCAAGAGATAATCGACAGAGTTGTCAACTTTGATTCATGGCTACTTATTACTCGCGTCGTTCCATCCCTAGTCAGTAATTGGTAATCAAGTTTCCTGTCGTAttgagaaaaaatgaaaatcgcgtatttccattaaaaaatactggctaattttgtgaaaatatacAAACCGAAGAAATAAAAACGGTTTAATTTCGGGTGcaatacaaattttataatttatttaatattctaaCGGGAAAAATATGAAGAAAATATTCATGAAAGTTGCTACTCGAACCGACGTTTTTATGCGAAAATTTTGTTGGGAAGTGGTGGTTTTTTGTGTGTAATTGGATTGGAGTTGAAGAGTTGAGTTTTTTTCTTCTCGATTTCTTTTGACGTGTTCTTAGCAAACAGAAAGCGCAAAGAATAGTagtatatttttttccattgccTTTCTTTATGGAAGAGCAAACTCTAACGAGACATTTTAGAACAAATAAAaagataaaataacaaaatagggGACAAGAAATAAGTTTACTCAATAGAAAGTCGAGCAATACACCCTCACCATCATCATGGTGGTCTCGAAAGACTCCAAGCGTAAGCGTAAGGAGTCATCTCCGCCGCCGCCAACAACaccgcaacagcaacaacaagcaTCTACTGCTGTAGAGTCATCACCCGAAATGCCCAAAAGGTATGAATTCATTTAATTTATTCTTCTATTttcttgtgttgttgtttttgttttaatttttgctcttTTCTCATTTTTAATGTTGTGTGtatattttaattgtttcaTGCATTTGAGGTGATTGCCACTGCACACACGAGGGTGGTGTGGTAAATGTTgtgcataaaaataaaacacggaTTTTATTTATGATAGTATTGGTGGGATTATTTATGTAAACATGGGAATATAATAGTTGTTGTTATACATAGTAGATAGCTGTGGTTACACATCATATCATATGAAGCATCGCGGTCCCTAAAAATGCTTTCATCGCAATCCAAAGAGAAGCGAAAACGACGAAGATTAGCTTTGACCCATTGTCCTCGTGTTGCAAATAGCGATAAGATTGTGCCTCACTTTAAATTATGTTTAAACATATTCCTCGCCATACCGATGCAGATTTAAGAgtattacttattttttttatgtcgATAATATTTCTGCATTTTTCTTGTATAGATTTTAACAGTGGTGTGGTGGCACAGTACTAATTGCACATTCATATGAGACAATAAAAAATAGGGAAGTAAGCAATCCTTAGGTTTTGTTTGCTTgaaattatttacaaaaaattactAAATTGTGATGGCGCGTatgggctaggttaggttaagattgacaatcctttacagactcacttagacaatgataattccattgtgatatcacagtagcgacagaccaaggacTGTCAagtccatggcagccggttgcgcGTACCGCATTGACCCGATGGACTCCTTCTTCGGCAAGAGCTGCCCCCTCAGTGCAAACTGTGCATACTGCTACATAAACAACaaccaaggcctctggtgggaatcgaacccgcgAGCCCGCTCTGGCGATCCGGGCAGGCTACTATCTCGATGCAGAGCAGTGTGCAGCCCATTTTGGCAGACAATTTGTGAAGCATCCATCAAGTGACAAGACGAAAAGTAGCAGGCTACGGAGGGCAAAGAGTCTCCCAGTCCACCAAAAACCACAGCTATTCGGAGTCGAAGGCATAAGAAACGACAGGCCCTCGAAGGCTATGGGCGTTGAGGGAATATCAATGCTAATGCTCAAATATCTAGGCGATCTACGCCTCCAAAAATTGACGGAACACTCAATCTATCGAACTTCACCCTAGTAATGCCCGATGTGTAAAAAATGGGTCGGGTGGTCCCTATTCTCCAACCAGGGAGTCAAGGAACTTTACGCAGCGGCGCTACTTCTATCCGGTTTTAATTCGTCCCTTGTTCCAGCAGACCACCGGCATCGTGTCCATTGGTCTTTCAAAGACATTTGATACGGTCAGTCAACACTCTTTTTAATCCCGCCACggcataactatgagcaccacacaggctggaactttgagctccgatctgagTGATATTCATTGCTATAACGAGAAGCTTGGCTGTAAACTAccgggcgtccacaggttgcggatagtggaatgctctatatGGACAACTAGCTGTATCGGGCGGAGAGTCTCACTCAGGGGCCAGGCGGCATTAATACTGAGTATCTATGAAGTTCAATATGaaaagacgagttattggctccTTTAACTAACCAATAACCTTagcatgacgaggatcgccacatccacatgcaaatgtgggtacaacaacaacaataataagcaACTAAGTAAGTCTCCATGCGATCAACCCGTATCAAAGCAAGATCCTCGCGGCTCGTGACCTATCGAAAGTTTACGGTAGGATCAGTCTTGATAACCTTTTTTAATTTCCCCAACGTGTCTATACCTACAGATCAGAAACGCTCGATGGTGAATTATTTGTGCGGTCACCGTTTGTGTTTGGTATTTAGGGATACGAAGTTGAAACACTCTAAGATGTATTTAAACTCCACCAAAAtgtaacggctgcgttggctaggtcatgttgtcagaatgaatgaagtccAGGTTAAAAACATT from the Stomoxys calcitrans chromosome 1, idStoCalc2.1, whole genome shotgun sequence genome contains:
- the LOC106086083 gene encoding ubiquitin carboxyl-terminal hydrolase isozyme L5, translating into MEGAGNWCLIESDPGVFTELIKEFGVEGAQVEEIWSLDAESFKNLEPIHGLIFLFKWVQDDEPATNVVKDNRLDKIFFAKQVINNACATQAILSVLLNCKHEDIKLGETLTNFKEFCQFFDPYNKGLTLSNASQIRTVHNSFARQTLFELDSKNQNKDEDVYHFIGYVPIEGRLYELDGLKEGPIDLGAIGSDQNWIDVVRPIIEKRMNKYSEGEIHFNLMAIVSDRQKIYQQQIDKLLSGGAVDAHAMETDDRETEIAKLRSMIDNEAEKRKRYRIENIRRKHNYLPFIVELLKMLGERGQLMPIYEKAKQRAMEREAAAAKSKS